In the Zingiber officinale cultivar Zhangliang chromosome 5A, Zo_v1.1, whole genome shotgun sequence genome, ACGGCCAACCAGTTCCGGCCCATCGAGCAGTGCTGGTGCGATGCATGGATTTGTGAATTCGCATGAATTTGTGCATTCGCattgattttaattacttcgaATTGAACTTGTCTCAGGCTTCTAAATCCGAAATCTTCAAGACCATGCTGCTCGCCGACGACTGCAAGGCCGCGCCCGCCGGCGGCATCATCTCGCTCCCAGAACTCACGCACCGTGAGCTGCAGCATCTGCTTGAGTTCCTCTACTCCGGCGAGCTTCGGCCGGCGGAGCAGAAGCCCTTCTCGACCGTGCTCTCTCTGCTCATCACGGCCGACAAGTACGATATCCCCTTCCTTCGGAAGTTCTGTGAGCGGTGGGTTATCGAGGACCTCTGCGCAGGCAACGCGCTCGACGTACTGGAGGCGGCGCAGCGATGCTCCAGCGTGAATCTGAAGGAGCGGGCGATGTGCGTGGTGGTGGAGCAGGCGGAGGAGGTGGTGTTCTCGCCGGAATTCGAGGCGTTCGCCTGCAGTAACGCGGAGCTGTGCGTGGAGATCACGAGGGAGCTGGTGAATAAGGTGAAAGCAGACGTACGTAAAAAAGATgtcaacaagaaaagaaaaaaaagttagAGAAAATATTTGCTttattgttttatatttataatatagAAAATAATATGACAAATATAGTAATAGAAAAAATATGATATATAATCTtcataattataaataataataattaattttttttacaattgaaATTAGtttatgattatattttggattaTTATTTTGTTACTCTGAGCAAACGGTATCAAAAACAGACCATGAAAAATAATGTCTTCGAGATAGCAAAGTTTCCTCTCAATAACTTTTTTTTGTTCCATAAGAGCATGTATAAATTGATAAGCCTAATTGACAGTTAGGTAATGTGATAGTGGCCTCTTATTTGAGGATCAGTTATAGAATGACATGATAAATGTAGAAAAGTTATTCATAACTATCGTGATAGAAATATGACGTGCATCATCCATTTTAATCTATTAAAAATTTTCAGTAATGTATTTATTTTGTGAAAGGAAACAACCTTTAGGATATAAGAAAAATtcaataccaaaaaaaaaaaagttgtgtTAAGATCTCTAATAGAAAATTCCTAATTAAGAAGATAAAGTAAAATAGTGATGGTTTCATGATCTTTACCAATTAGAATAATATCATTCACATAAATAAAGAAGAAATATTAGAGTCCACATTGCATTTGTAAAAAAAGAGGAGTCAATCTTTGAGCCCTAGAATCCTAGAACCCTTGAGCGCGTAACCAAGTAAAGAGATGGTGCATGAAACCATGTACGAATAGTTTATCGAATATCATATACAAATTTCTTCAGCATACAAACATTTTTTAAAAGTGGTGAATGAATAAACATACGTCTATTCCATAAATACAACTTC is a window encoding:
- the LOC121979940 gene encoding BTB/POZ domain-containing protein At1g01640-like, with the protein product MECCICTVAARYSTLNSICAACYDGAKSMMTFLNDLEGDGHNKAAATTTSQGSNSVQPKACRYSGAAQGIRRAFEKMKEMQRRETNAEKKVAFLNWLAVLREGLHTDILVKAGDGQPVPAHRAVLASKSEIFKTMLLADDCKAAPAGGIISLPELTHRELQHLLEFLYSGELRPAEQKPFSTVLSLLITADKYDIPFLRKFCERWVIEDLCAGNALDVLEAAQRCSSVNLKERAMCVVVEQAEEVVFSPEFEAFACSNAELCVEITRELVNKVKADVRKKDVNKKRKKS